From one Colletotrichum destructivum chromosome 3, complete sequence genomic stretch:
- a CDS encoding Putative basic-leucine zipper domain, Hap4 transcription factor, heteromerization, whose amino-acid sequence MAASGVSTTVSSSSPSSSHHHHASSTFSPVASPPTTDARSVYSSASRSNSVVSTPASAASPAASTPGGAPTPTSIGPTNASHAPHQLPAIRPNAAQPISARPPQVPQVLNKMSMASVISPPPMTEAPKMSMTTKEWVIPPRPKPGRKPATDTPPTKRKAQNRAAQRAFRERRAARVGELEEQLEEIREGHEKAEKDLKDRVHGLEMELQSFKSRCLVLENMLDRERKDRVKAETELEGQKRRWSDHATAPRRLPSPRRRDSQLTHHEPPTPSVGHSNQPFSISQIVSPQDSTHMDDSPAPFGCGSCGPDGCACANEILTDTVTGCGNCTLGGRCACLEETIKSAIISDLKRAPSPSAHTSTEKRVRTEPTPPEEETEIDFTAMFSKKAPVQQQQQQQQPPSTSLMQPQPQLPTVSFKDSCGFCKDGSYCLCADTSMALGPPATTDYGPPPAYSQQTQTPPPSENDAVPPPMPIEINADGAVKLRPRPQTTQPSAPVSRGCGPKGPGSCAQCLADPKSGLFCRALSANFERSGDSASGGGGGCCGGAGPGGGCCKSESAPPRLPTKGRLGLSLSCAEAYQTLSSHRNFEKAADDIGSWLPKLRAAPKPGQTLPSPSRLPIEVEAASIMSVLKDFDIRFGRGQ is encoded by the coding sequence ATGGCCGCCTCAGGTGTTTCCACCaccgtctcctcctcttctccctcctcttcccaccATCACCACGCCTCATCGACCTTTTCCCCCGTCGCCTCACCACCAACGACCGACGCCCGAAGCGTCTACAGCTCCGCATCCCGCTCCAACTCGGTTGTTTCCacccccgcctccgccgcttCGCCCGCCGCAAGCACTCCCGGCGGAGCGCCGACGCCCACCTCGATCGGCCCGACAAATGCTTCCCACGCCCCGCATCAGCTTCCCGCCATCAGACCCAACGCTGCGCAACCCATTTCAGCCAGGCCGCCCCAGGTCCCCCAGGTCCTGAACAAAATGTCCATGGCCTCCGTCATCAGCCCGCCGCCCATGACTGAGGCGCCCAAGATGTCCATGACTACCAAGGAATGGGTTATCCCTCCCAGGCCGAAGCCCGGCCGCAAGCCCGCCACCGACACCCCGCCCACCAAGCGCAAGGCCCAGAACCGCGCTGCCCAGCGGGCCTTCCGCGAGCGCAGGGCCGCGAgggtcggcgagctggaggagcagctcgaggagaTCCGCGAAGGCCATGAAAAGGCCGAGAAAGACCTCAAGGACAGGGTGCACGGCCTGGAGATGGAGTTGCAGTCCTTCAAGTCCCGAtgcctcgtcctcgagaaCATGCTGGACCGCGAGAGGAAGGACCGCGTCAAGGCTGAGACCGAGCTCGAAGGTCAGAAAAGGCGCTGGAGCGATCATGCGACGGCCCCTAGACGTCTGCCGTcccctcgccgtcgggaCTCACAGCTCACCCACCACGAGCCCCCTACTCCCTCGGTCGGCCACTCAAACCAGCCCTTTTCCATCTCGCAGATCGTCTCCCCCCAGGACTCGACCCACATGGACGACTCCCCCGCCCCGTTTGGCTGCGGCTCATGCGGCCCTGACGGCTGCGCCTGCGCCAACGAGATTCTTACCGACACCGTCACAGGATGCGGTAACTGCACTCTTGGAGGCCGATGCGCGTGCCTTGAAGAAACTATCAAAAGCGCCATCATTTCCGACCTGAAGAGGGCGCCGTCACCATCGGCCCACACTTCCACCGAGAAACGTGTCCGCACCGAGCCGACTCCGCCAGAGGAGGAGACCGAGATCGACTTCACTGCCATGTTCTCCAAAAAGGCACCCgtacagcagcagcagcagcaacaacaaccgcCATCGACCTCACTGATGCAGCCTCAGCCCCAGCTTCCTACCGTGTCCTTCAAGGACTCGTGCGGGTTTTGCAAGGATGGAAGCTACTGCCTCTGCGCCGACACTTCCATGGCCCTTGGCCCCCCGGCCACTACCGATTATGGTCCTCCCCCCGCCTACTCTCAACAGACCCAaactcctcccccctcaGAGAATGACGCCGTCCCCCCACCCATGCCAATAGAGatcaacgccgacggcgccgtcaagcTCCGCCCCCGTCCCCAGACTACCCAGCCCAGCGCCCCGGTCTCCCGCGGTTGCGGCCCCAAGGGACCCGGGTCCTGTGCCCAGTGTCTTGCTGATCCTAAGTCTGGTCTCTTCTGCCGCGCACTGTCCGCAAACTTTGAGCGCAGTGGTGACAGCgcctccggcggcggtgggggcTGCTGCGGTGGTGCtggccccggcggcggatgCTGCAAGTCCGAGTCCGCGCCTCCGCGCCTCCCAACCAAGGGCAGGCTTGGACTGAGCCTGAGCTGCGCTGAGGCCTATCAGACCCTGTCCAGCCATCGCAActtcgagaaggccgccgatgacATAGGCTCATGGCTGCCCAAGCTGCGCGCCGCGCCCAAGCCGGGCCAAACGCTACCCTCGCCGTCCCGCCTACccatcgaggtcgaggcggcAAGCATCATGAGCGTGCTCAAGGACTTTGACATACGCTTCGGCAGAGGACAGTAG